The stretch of DNA CGAGTCCCGCTTCGCGCTGACGGCGCACGAGACCGGCTGGATCTTCCTCTTCGTCGGCGTCGTCGGCGCCGTCGTGCAGGGCGGGCTCGTCGGCCGACTGACCAAGGTCTTCGGCGAGGCGCGGCTCGTCGTCGCCGGCGCGGCGCTCGCCTGCCTCGCGCTCGGCTTCCTGCCCTACCTCGGCGCCGTCGCGCTCGTGCGCGGCGCCCTCGGCGTCATGGCGGTCGGCACCGGGCTGCTCAACCCCTCGCTCTCCTCGCTCGCCTCGCGCGTCGTCGATCCGGACGAGGTCGGCGGCGTGATGGGGATCTACCAGTCGATGGGCAGCCTCGCGCGGATCGGCGGCCCGCTGCTGGGCGTGGTCAGTTTCCGCGACCTCGGCCAGGCGTGGCCGTTCCGCTTCGGCTCGCTGATGATGCTCGGCGCGGCGGCGCTGGCCGCCGTCCTGCTCGCGCGGCTGCGCGCCCGCGCCCCGGAGGCGCAACGATGATCTCTTTCCGCAGCGCCGTCGTTCTCCTCGCCGCCGCCGCGGCCGCGGCGCCTTATGCTCGCGCCGTGGACCGCACCGAAGGGCAGCCGTTCGCCACCCGCTCCGTCGTCTACGCGCGGCACGGCGTCGCCGCGAGCGCCCAGCC from bacterium encodes:
- a CDS encoding MFS transporter, encoding ESRFALTAHETGWIFLFVGVVGAVVQGGLVGRLTKVFGEARLVVAGAALACLALGFLPYLGAVALVRGALGVMAVGTGLLNPSLSSLASRVVDPDEVGGVMGIYQSMGSLARIGGPLLGVVSFRDLGQAWPFRFGSLMMLGAAALAAVLLARLRARAPEAQR